The window AACTTATGCATTGTGCAGCTGAACAAAACAAGTCCCATTTGGGAGAGTGGAATGGTGTTCATTGTGATCTGGCGACAGCCCAGCAGAGTAATGAAATGCGAGTCGGCTCAGTAAAGGTCAACCAAACCACACTGGACACTATGATCAATGATACCATGATCTTACCTCCCCTTTAGGAGCAACAGAGAAACCTCCCATCACAGGCGTGCGAAACACAGACAGCGCCGGTGACGACTTCACAGTCACCTTCTCCTTGTTCTTTCTGTACCCTTCTATCCATGGTTTGTCCTGCACATCATCAGAGATAATCATCGGTGACACAATCTCTGGTGAATCAAAACTGCCTGGCGTTCGAATATCCACAAGCTGAGGAGCTCTTTCAGGTgatatgaaatttgaatttgtacatgtactcctTGCTTTTGAAAAAGAGTATGCTTTTTGCTGTGATGCAAAGTTTTGACCACCAGTACCATACCCTCCACTTGAGGGTGCAAAACCACAAGACTGTTGACAATTACCATTTGGCTTCAGTGCAAACAGTTTGTCAAACTTGGAGCTGTCATGAGTTGGTGTCTGCTGATAAGATTGTATCCGAGAAGCCAATTTGTTTGAGGAATAGGGACCATGGTTTTCAGGAGTACCTGAGTATGAGTTCGTACCATGAACATTTGGTAAGTTTTGCTCCACAGAAAGATGACTGTTCAAAGTACTCCGATTGTAGGCCACATCTCTCGagtcattttcaatttgacaaGAACTTGATTCTTTCCAACTGAAAGTTTGTTTTGGTGGACTAAACCGCCCATGATAATGGGTTGGCTTGTCTATGGCACCGTCATTACCTGACCTATTATATCTGTCCCATTTTGATGACACATGGTTCGTTTTCTCAGTCGTTTTGTACTCATTAACATCACACGTCCTAGCATTAACACCACCTTTCTTGGGAGCAATTCTGTTAGTGTTCGGGTATCGAAGCTTTGGAACGACATCACAACAAGAATCAATAGAACAGTTTTGAACATGAGAACCTGTCTTCCCAAGCCTCCAACTCATTTCATTCTGATAGTTCTCCTTCTCACTGTAGTTATTGCCATGAGGCGGAAGGGAGGGTATGGATGAGTAGATGGGCCTACTTCTCACCTCACAATGTCTATCCATGTTCTGACTTTGAGACGTCTGAAAGCCGGACACATTTAAATCATCTGAATCAAGCGAGATATCCATGTCCATATCTGACTTTGTCTCTTCACTGAACTGATTTCTGCCAAAACTAATCTTGGAATAAAATTTTGGCGATGCCACTGGTAGAGGTACTCGGTTAAGTTGACTTCTAGCATTGACACCTTGAAACTCAGGTAGTCCTTGTGGGAACTCTGCTTCACACATACTGTCAAAGTCCTGAGTGAAGAGTTCAGGTGAATCACAGTTTTCCAATGGCGGAACACCATGTTGAATGCTTGGGGAATCCTCCTGAAAGTTCTCAAGCAGACTCTGCAGAGTTTTATCACAACTTCCTGCACTTGTACCTTGATCATGACATTCGGGACTCAGTTGTCCAGGAATATCATGAGTCAAGACCTTCAACTGAGATCCTCCATGGTGTGAGTAAGCTTGAGACTGGCTGTACGTATCAAATCTCTGCTCATCGTCAAATGGCATTGATTTCAGCGGTTTTCTCTCCTTTGTCGCAGGCACATCTGGGACCGTGAAAACGATTGCTTGTTCTTGGGTCTGACCTGAAAAAAACGCAATATTTTACCCTGAACAAGAAAACATCAACAACTTCATGGTCTGCTGAAGCTTTCCACCTATAATACCACATATCTGCATGTTGGGGTTATTTGGGGCgttttgcgtggtagccagcagtgttaaccacttggCTAGGAGAAAATTGGTGACTTCAGGTACTTACTGTCAAATGGGAGAGCATCCTCTTCAGGCACATGGTGAATCAACTGGTCATCATGATCCTTGGTGTTTGACATCTGACTAGCTAGTGGGACCTCTTGGCCTGGAGATGACTGAAATATCAACATGATTCGAATGACCCTCATGATTCACACCAAATCTTTGAGTCAACTTTGTTCTATATGTGAGAGTCTCACTGAGAGTGACTGCATCGCTGATGTGGTTGTCAGTTCTAACTTCTGGTTACCAATGTTTTGATTTGGATGGCTAGTCCTCCTAACCCATTTGAAATCACCATGTTATATACAGAGCTCATGATGTTCATCACACTAGTACTTTCCAAATGACTGTGTAAATGATAAGGTCAAGACCACTACCTACCGCTGAAGACTGATATCCAGTAAGATTTGGACTGAAGTTAAACTCTGATTTCTGCATGAAGAAGTTCAACTTGTCACTCAGACTGACCACCTGTTTTGAGTTGAAGTCCAGGCAGTAGAGACTTGGCTCAGCCTCCGTCACCCTCGGGTCTTCTTCTGAAATTATATGTGTATATGCAGATGAAAGGGTGAATgtacaagatacatgtatctcaggTTTAGGCTTCATTCAAATGATGAGACAAACAATGTAAGTGACTTGCCCGAGATAACAAACAATACATCCGTGTTGGGTGGCCTGTAAGAGACATCAGGTACAAGGAATCTCAGGTTTACGTCGGATGAGGCAAAGGAactaaagtgacttgcccaagataAATACAAATGTGTCACTACATGTAATGGTATGGAACACAGGATCTTCAGATTTGTGAGCTCAACACCTGCATGTTATCTACAAGACCATACAGTGACACTGCATATCATTCAAGATTGACAGCTTACCAACATAATCGACGAGGTCTGGCTGCTCATGGACTTGAGGTAGCTTGTCGACAGGGACAGCCGTTTCAGCAGTACGCCGCACCACAGCTCCGGACTTTGACCATCGGGGAGTATACAAGGTTTCTTTTCTCTGGCTCTGAAGGTAGAACAATTAGCCACAATACAACATGTAGTTAGTCATAAAGGATTAGGTCAGTTTAGGGATGAAGTGCTAAGTGGATAGTGTCAATATTTAGCATTGTTGAGTTTGGTAAAAGGAGGATGTCAGTAATAAAGTAACCCTACAGATATAAGTCCCCTTGGCTCAAATAAGTACCTGATGATCTTTCATAATGTCAGCGTCCTGACCAGCCATCCTTCTCATTGATTCTCCAACACCAGGACAGGATTCTGATTGAGGCTGACCGGCATCACGGCACGAAGTGTGCACTATTCTCTGTGATACAGGATCATCTCCATCGCGAAGTGTCCTGCTTGGCTGAGATGCAAGTGGCTGGAATAGTCCACCCTGTTCCACCAATTCcatcattccaaacttgttTGCATTAGCCGTGCTGCCCTCTTGAACAGATTGTCCTCTAGTGTGCGATGCTGGGGGTAAGGattcaaattcaagatggccaaaGCAGTTCCTTCTATTCTCTATGTCTCTAGTTTCTGGCCTGTCTCCCCTACCACACATATCCTCACTTACATTTTCACCTGGCAGAAAAGCTGATACAAGACGTGACCCGAGGCCCATTGGCTTGATCTCCATTGGTCTTCTTAAAGCCAGGACCCTTTTCTGCAGCACACAATCATGATCACCAACTTCAGGTAAAACAACAGGTACGAACGTTCCTGGCCCCTTTTCAAGAACTGAGTCTTCTATAGCCGACTGGCTCTCCCCTCCTAGGGTACAGCCAGTCCCTAAAGTGTCCTGAGTCCATTGCTCAGACTGGGACTCCCAGGACTGCACATTCCTCTCTTGAATCAGTCGAGTTGAATCTTGAGAACAAGCCATCCTTTCTGAATCACTTTCCatatgatttttattttgaacacCATTGGTTCTACCATTCCTCAAAGTTACGTCATCATTCATCATGTATTCTGCCCTATTTGCCCAAACCAGACTGTCCACTTCTGCTTTAGCCTCTCTATCACCCCTAGTATCGTCACAATTCACAACTAgctttgttttattgaaacacaGACCACTAGGCCCATCCAACGGTTCAGAGGTCGGGCTCTGATCTAATGAAAATGACTGCTGCTTTCCTGATGCTATCAAATCTCCTTCCAACTGCCCCATGAAGTGCGCACTCATGCCAATGACACTCTTTGGTGTATCAGCCAAACTAATTTCATCCAAATGTTCAAGTTTCTGACAAACTAGTGAATGAGAAGTTGTAGACCCAGAGTATGTAGTCTCAGAATAATGTTCATCGTTACCCTGTAAAGTTTGTCCCAAGTCAGCAAGAAAGGGTTTATCCAGAGAACTATTACAATTCTCAACAATATCAGCCTCATCTTTATCAGGTTTGGAGTCAATGTTCTCAGCCTCCACTGCAATCTTACCAATATTAATATTTGACGAGAATGATCCCTTGCCAGTGTTTTCATTTGCAGGCAAATCTGTGCTGAAAACCAATTCAGCACCATGACACGAAACCAGCTCCAGCTGATCTGATGACTGACTAACATCAGGACTTTGAAAAACACAACTTTCTGATTTCAGTTCAGCGCAAGCAAGAtcaatgttacatgtatgttggctATTTTCCATGTACTTAGCCTCAGACAAAGCCTTGGGTTCATCAATGCATTCTTCTACAGTATTCACAGGATTTGAAGTGTTAAGAGCGACGTTAGGCCTACAGCCTTCAAGACATTCAGTTTTACACAATGGAGAAGTTGATGAATTTATAAGTATATCACGATCACGACTATGAAAAGCTGCTTGTGATTGTGACTTTATATCACAGCTGACTGAAGTTTGACTACGTGGCACATCCTGATCGACTCTCACATGCAGCCCTTTGGGGACCATGTCATCATTATCAAGTCCTGGCTCATGAGCACCAAGTTGCATTTGGTGACATCTTTCATTTACTTTTTCTGTACAGGTAACACTCGTAACAGAAACATGTTTATCAAGACcacagcagttttgaatttctttCATACATGATCCAGAATTCATTTTCTCACGTGGGCTCTTGTGCTGAATCTGGTCACATGCACGTCCAGGTTGGTCAGAGGCAGACTGCACACCACGATTATCACATTTTGTttctgaaccaatcagagcaAGAATCTGGGACTTGTTACGCCGAAGAGGGATAGGTGGGACCACAGTCTCTTTCATGGATTCTAGCGACGATGTCTGTTCTGGTCCTGGACACTCTGCTAGTTGCTTTGATGTGCGGAGACCAGGTTTGCCGAAGCTTGGTATTCGTTTTTCTGATTGGTGTGCCTTGTCTTTCCCGTCTCGGGGAACACTTCCAATTCTACTTAACGCTACACCATGATTGCAACAGGTCTCTCCAAGATTCCGAGTCATTCCTGCTAGGTTCAATAAAGAAGGTGCTGATTGATTTCCTTTGGACCTTTCCTGTTGTAAATAGAATATTGTCTTACTTCCAGATCGGAAGTTTTGCTCACCAGAGccaatcaattttttttaaagttcctTCACCAAAAGACACTGTATGAGGCATAAATTAAAAAGATATGCAGCAAACTAAACTGGCTACAAAACATAAGCGGCAAATATGGCAGAGGCAACTAAAATGTGAATAACGATCAGGAATTTCACAAGTGatgttttttaacaagatttTCTCAGATTCATTTCAGCACTCAGAATCCCTCGCCCAGCCCTGGTGAGCAAAACTTCGCAGCAGGTCCACTTTCTAAAACACATTATTGAGACTCCTCCTCCCCAATTGTGAAATTGGGGTGATCTTCAGCTAGAATTTCCTCCGCCAGATCACTAACCGATGCGTTATCAATGGCAGGTCCCTCATCCCTCCTTTTCCGACTACCACCCTCAACAGGCCTGCGCTCGGAGTAAAGGCTGAAGAGATTGGAAGGGTTCTGGGGTCGTGATGAAACAACTGGTGATGTTTCAGCTGGAGTTTCCGTTTCCTCTTCAAGCCTTGGTTTCTTCACCAACCGAGGTGGATTGAAGCCCTGCAAGGATGTCAATTCGAATGTGAACAACAGGAATGCATGTTAGGTGGCGATCTTTTCTTCGCATATGACAGTGAAAGTAGGGTAGAGCAATTTCCTTTTTGAATATTACGGTTTTGGGACTTGCACCACTGAAAGTTGGCCAACATGGAAGAAACTGTCTGAGCAGTAAAATCATATTCAAGTAAATTCTTACAAGCAGTTTCCCGGAACACTTCATGAGATATTCAGTTGCAATTTAGCCCATTATAGTATAGCATGTACTAAAACAAtcaaatacaaaaaaatcaaataacTTCAGGGGGGGAGCGGACTCAGTAAATACAGACCTGACCTGACTTGACGTAAGCCTTCTCTAATCGATTCCCTTCATCATTGTAGAGTGAGGCCTGTGAAAAACATCAATGACAGAAGCTTTAAAAAGCTTGTTTAGAGATGATGATTTTTAGGCTCTTAAACTTAATGATACATTTATTGGAATATGTTGATCTTTACCTAAAATTGTTGTGAATGGTTGCCCGGATCAGGATCTAGACATGTGAAATGTGTGAGTGTTTATACTTCCCAGAACTTGCCTCAGCCTGCTAATGTCAGAGATGGGTAAGAGTAAACTTACGCTTCTTTTGCGAAGAAGTCCAGTCCTGGGAAGACCTCGTCCTCGAGCAGAGCTAACTCCCTTCCCACTCAGGGGCTTGGCAGCTGGGACTTTTGGTCTCTTACTCTCCGCAAACCAGTTCTCTTTTGGAGGAGGCCCCTCATCCACTATTTTGGCTGCGATTTTCACCTCTTCAACAGTGATCAGGTGTCTTGCACTTTCTAAATCATCCCCGACCTCAACCTGTAAAAAGGTACAAACTATGGTCCCTGTGTCTGCGTTCAAGGCCGAAGTTATCCACCCTTAGAATCTGACATCAAGTCACATGCTACTCACTGCTCACTGTCAACAATTTACAGCGAATTTATTCTCAAGATGCTTCATCTTAAGAATTGAACTAAATTCCTAAATCAAAACAGATGATTTTTCTTAATACAATACTTTTTCACCTAATGATACTTATTTACACTAACCTTTCCAGGTTTGATGTGAACCTGCTCCAGCCTGTTACCATTATCGTCAAACAAGGTCGCCTGGAAGATAAAGATATCAAATGTCACATATTCATTGTTGCTTTTGACAAACTTATACCCACCTTCTTGGGTCAGTACTGGCCAACACCAAGATGAAGCTAAAGCCTCAGTCGGCTCAGATGACAGAATTGGGGACTAAATAATCACCATCTAATGCCAATCAATGCAGCCATATCTGCAGAGTGATTTTGAGAGGTGAACTAATCAATGGCAAACATGATAAATACCTTTTTGTTGTCACCACCTGCCGGGTATTTGAGAACACCATCTTGCCAGACCTTTGCTTTCTTCTGTTTTTGATGTGTATAAAGAACCTGGGGCAATAGAGGAGGTGTTACTATAGTTACTATCTCTTCCCGACTAAGATGTGCAGCCCAAAATAAAACGGAAGGAATAATTGAACTTAATGGTGAGTTCACGGAGTCGACCACAGATGTTACTCTACCAGAAACACCAATACATGTAGCTTGCTTCTCTGGCATAGGGTAGTAAAGCTATGAAAGGCTAAATCTAAATGATAAAAACTTGATGTTCTGTTTTGATATGAATGGAAGGAATTGGTGAAGTGAGCAAGCAAAACACTGGCCTCTTACTATATATTCCTTAGTTGTCATTCTGAAAGTTCCAGAGGTCAGGAAGGTCGGATAATTGGCGAGTCTGCTTGTCCCAGCTTGGCAAAAATGTGATGTGGTTGGTTTGTTTACCCAGGAATCCCTCGAATCAACAAAACCATTGCATCATGATTCTGCCCCTGTGAAAGAAAAATATCATTACATGATCAAGAGAATATAACTTTATGGCTGGCCTAGTTTTGACTCTCACTTGAGAGGCTACTCTGCCTCAGATGTGGCTCAGGGGCCTGCTTTCAATCTCTTCCCGACTTCCAGATAGTGGGGAGAGTCTTATGCTATAGCCTAGCCTAGCCTAGCCCTCACATCTCTTGAACTCTAATACTAGTAGTTCAGCTCTACCAGATCAGCATCGGTGAGTCGACTGTTAGACCTTAGAGTAACTAGAGTAAGGTTAGACCAACCAAAGGTATGCCTACTGGACTGCCATAGTCGTCTCCAGACTCCATTTCAGTCAGATCTTGTCTTTGTCCGCGACTACAGATGAGTGACTATTGGAGTATTTAGCAATACAAGAGGCCAGGAATGCATCATCACCATAGatcattatcattttattcATCACGGTCAAGGATATGTCACGGTACGGTTGATCCGCCGCACTGACCTTGATCTCGATGACCGAttgatcaatcaaatcacaaattTAATGATGATGATTCCAATTCCACTCGATCACTTCACGGGCTACAGCAATAGCATGCTAGTAGCTTCCTAATCATTCACAATATGCATGCTCAGTTTATGCAGTGCTTAGGCCTACTTGCGATGATgtgataggcctatgcatgatgtgtgtgttggtgttggtgtaggcctaggctatgggcggttattaccgcaaataaagacaaaccaaagcaaagacacttgtgtagcatatcaaggacacgtataaattgatactcctatgtgtgccacatcaaagacatctggaccatacaccacgtcaaagataacgatgcgaagtcaacaggcggcgccactgtagattgctggcggccgtatgcctgttgacgttgttgttattcgccacctctctccccattattccaacaacttgttgaaggagattgacacagttttctaacttatctctatccatggttatgatatactagtatgattgatgatgttgaaaagaaaggggatctcaaaatacgacagtctactacgaatagatcaatagtgacataacaacacatgtgcattttcccgctagtcgcttatatcaacaaaaacctatagttgtcgaaatcgtttttacttttcccaagacggtggcgccgcctgttgacttcgcatcgttatctttgacgtggtgtatggtccagatgtctttgatgtggcacacataggagtatcaatctacgtgtccttgatatgctacacaagtgtctttgctttggtttgtctttatttgcggtaataaccgcccatactagGCCCCTACACCTTCTATTTCTTAATTTTTCAATCACTTTCATGCTTTCACTTCAGTTCGGGGTTTGAATTTGGCGCCGAACGAATAATAATGCCACGTCAGTAACTTGCCTTTGTGACAATTGAGACAGACGGTAAGATTAATCTTTTGAGCGTGGAAATCTCGTTATCTAACTTTataacatgtaggcctatgacatAATGACAAGCATGACAATATGGACAAGACATGCAGGAGCCATGAGAGCcttatttcttattttcttagTTATCCGAAATCCCGATAGGTGGTGTCTAGCAGACGGGCGGTGGGGTATAAGTTACGGACGACGCACTTGCAGTATCGATACGGTTCCTGGTCGATTTTACATTGCGCACAACATTCTGACCCGGAAACTGGGAGGGCGTTTCGCATTTTGTCCTCGTAGCTCTTCGACGAATGGTTGCGAAACTAGACTAATGTACTTAACCTACTAGCATGGatatatctaaaaagtgtgttAGTTATCTCGTGAGATTTAGATATAAAgaacaggtacatgtaggcctacagcgtTCATTCAAGATCATCATACCAGAGCCATAAGAGGAACACCATAATAACCTGGAGAAACCATGAATGCTGCAATACTCATATTCAGCCTCCTCTTGTTGAATATACAACTTGCCAGTATGTCCGAAGTCCCACTATATTACGGTTGGTTCCTGGAGCCAGAAGGGGAGAGGCGCATCGTGCAGATGGCAAGCTCCTACTATGACCAACTGTTGGAGAAACCGAGTGCTGTGAGAGAGATGCTAAACAACTTCAAGCTTGAAGGTAGGAATCGGAGACACCCGCCCCCACCAAATGCGCACTTAGTCTGGCACATTCCAAATCATCCTGAGaagatcaggggttaatgtctCAGGATCGGATGATTCCAAATGGGACATCCCGGACACCTCATCCCGGACAGGAAGAGACAATGATCGAGACGCGTACACCAGAGATTTTTTACGGATCTGATCCCGACAGCTACAACCCGGTTCATCATCGATATTGCGTCAGTCCGATCGATGATGCATAATAGACGTCTGACAACTGAGCAAAAAAAGGGGACAAGTATTGAAGAAGGCGCATGCATGCAGGTGCATCGGTTCGGTTACGT is drawn from Lineus longissimus chromosome 1, tnLinLong1.2, whole genome shotgun sequence and contains these coding sequences:
- the LOC135483350 gene encoding uncharacterized protein LOC135483350 translates to MTTKEYIVLYTHQKQKKAKVWQDGVLKYPAGGDNKKATLFDDNGNRLEQVHIKPGKVEVGDDLESARHLITVEEVKIAAKIVDEGPPPKENWFAESKRPKVPAAKPLSGKGVSSARGRGLPRTGLLRKRSASLYNDEGNRLEKAYVKSGQGFNPPRLVKKPRLEEETETPAETSPVVSSRPQNPSNLFSLYSERRPVEGGSRKRRDEGPAIDNASERSKGNQSAPSLLNLAGMTRNLGETCCNHGVALSRIGSVPRDGKDKAHQSEKRIPSFGKPGLRTSKQLAECPGPEQTSSLESMKETVVPPIPLRRNKSQILALIGSETKCDNRGVQSASDQPGRACDQIQHKSPREKMNSGSCMKEIQNCCGLDKHVSVTSVTCTEKVNERCHQMQLGAHEPGLDNDDMVPKGLHVRVDQDVPRSQTSVSCDIKSQSQAAFHSRDRDILINSSTSPLCKTECLEGCRPNVALNTSNPVNTVEECIDEPKALSEAKYMENSQHTCNIDLACAELKSESCVFQSPDVSQSSDQLELVSCHGAELVFSTDLPANENTGKGSFSSNINIGKIAVEAENIDSKPDKDEADIVENCNSSLDKPFLADLGQTLQGNDEHYSETTYSGSTTSHSLVCQKLEHLDEISLADTPKSVIGMSAHFMGQLEGDLIASGKQQSFSLDQSPTSEPLDGPSGLCFNKTKLVVNCDDTRGDREAKAEVDSLVWANRAEYMMNDDVTLRNGRTNGVQNKNHMESDSERMACSQDSTRLIQERNVQSWESQSEQWTQDTLGTGCTLGGESQSAIEDSVLEKGPGTFVPVVLPEVGDHDCVLQKRVLALRRPMEIKPMGLGSRLVSAFLPGENVSEDMCGRGDRPETRDIENRRNCFGHLEFESLPPASHTRGQSVQEGSTANANKFGMMELVEQGGLFQPLASQPSRTLRDGDDPVSQRIVHTSCRDAGQPQSESCPGVGESMRRMAGQDADIMKDHQSQRKETLYTPRWSKSGAVVRRTAETAVPVDKLPQVHEQPDLVDYVEEDPRVTEAEPSLYCLDFNSKQVVSLSDKLNFFMQKSEFNFSPNLTGYQSSASSPGQEVPLASQMSNTKDHDDQLIHHVPEEDALPFDSQTQEQAIVFTVPDVPATKERKPLKSMPFDDEQRFDTYSQSQAYSHHGGSQLKVLTHDIPGQLSPECHDQGTSAGSCDKTLQSLLENFQEDSPSIQHGVPPLENCDSPELFTQDFDSMCEAEFPQGLPEFQGVNARSQLNRVPLPVASPKFYSKISFGRNQFSEETKSDMDMDISLDSDDLNVSGFQTSQSQNMDRHCEVRSRPIYSSIPSLPPHGNNYSEKENYQNEMSWRLGKTGSHVQNCSIDSCCDVVPKLRYPNTNRIAPKKGGVNARTCDVNEYKTTEKTNHVSSKWDRYNRSGNDGAIDKPTHYHGRFSPPKQTFSWKESSSCQIENDSRDVAYNRSTLNSHLSVEQNLPNVHGTNSYSGTPENHGPYSSNKLASRIQSYQQTPTHDSSKFDKLFALKPNGNCQQSCGFAPSSGGYGTGGQNFASQQKAYSFSKARSTCTNSNFISPERAPQLVDIRTPGSFDSPEIVSPMIISDDVQDKPWIEGYRKNKEKVTVKSSPALSVFRTPVMGGFSVAPKGERSLGGELAFPSQQEVESKPTPVRQVTIQTTFPSVPVYKQVITSALREHLNITLFTVSKMYHHALERADVSKYRPSVGVSANTSSYSRFKATASSNNNPACEHGQPSKIVQVRKDGKNKGRFFFSCNAARNEQCKYFKWADELKKGAGGASQQSKVYRLELSDPHSINTYFRGQGVRFYCECQLLRKGPERHHTKGFPAWARKRRDEEEKKKFYLKLSRKEGAGSYSKDDLWIVSRDFSFEPDCTFIAKSSFYGPNSTNEVQIDPVTGFSSSKWTSGVVCHAILACNAASEFTCISTIQDHLEAKSPPIVSHLIQLESLKSLSRRMQGDCTSSRSGFSAPRVVTTPFQELEKKCYIPEHLLEEEVITFTEKYCLNVDQASALRGIADMFDSEKEGASAVQLIHGVFGAGKSYLLAVLVMFLDAVFNHSDIHTPGVPFPWKILISSTTNVAVDRILMGLLDMGYDDFVRVGSVKKIAKPVLPYSVHASGTESQELKDLQDMLRSELTPTEKHCVRKSIEQHRLGRNKKKLTSARVVGATCAACPFPCMEKMVFPVVFLDECSQITEPSSLLPIARFKCEKLVLIGDPKQLGPTLQGSEAAHLNGLEQTLFDRLLKMGYDSTLLRTQYRCHPRISTIANSLFYNNQLIDGIEPTARPPLLPDLPTSCFYNVSTGREQRGGVGSFYNETEVEFVISLIDMMLMLGVEAASIGVITLYRAQMVRLGVALQACSASYESELKSIQISTVDAFQGGEKDIIILSCVRTQAVGFIDSEQRTNVALTRAKNHLLIVGNMKNLSKNILWGKIIQHCRGYPNGVQESSTALASFKKLLQQKRSLGEEQVQSNQMGKRKQRLKKTHSQVVQTPDTSQVTQIEEHSWDDAQREVPHQSVMESPAMSLDSHDIDMILTKPNQRQWDTIIDETESPVISHDSPNSDTVPAKPKQRRRHTIDASLFDEDWINNQEEEELPEFTH